A segment of the Collimonas fungivorans genome:
GCACGGTTGCCTGGCGCATCAGCGCCGGCACGCGCCTGACCGCCGGCGCCGGCAGCGACGGTAATACGGTTGCGGTGGCGGGGAGAAAGGCGTTGTGCTGGCGTTTGACGGCCAGGGCAAAAAAATCTGGCAGGCGCAAGCTTCCAGCGAGATCTTGTCGGCTCCGGCTGTAGGCCAGGGCCTGGTGATCGTACGCAGCCAGGACAACCGGATTGCGGCTTATGATGCCGCAACCGGCGAGCGTCGCTGGGCCGTGCTGCGCACCTTGCCGCCGTTGACCCTGCGTTCGGCGCCGGGCATCCTGGTTGTGCCGCAGGCAACTTTCCTGTCCTTGCCGGGCGGCCGCCTGTCAGCGTTGAACCTGACTAACGGCGGTCCTTGGTGGGAAATGGCGATCGGCGATCCGCGCGGCACTACCGAGCTGGAACGGGTAGCCGACGCTTCCGGCATGCCGGTGATTGTCGGCCGTGAAGTCTGCGCCGTCGCCTACCAGGGACGGGTCGGCTGCTTCGACGCCGGCAGCGGCACTGCACACTGGGCCAAGCCGTTTTCCAGCGATGTCGGCGTCGGCAGCGACGGCAAGAATATCTATGCAGCCGACGAGCATGGCGCGGTATCGGCATTCACCTTGGACAGCGGTGCGGTAGTATGGCAAAACAAGCAGCTCGCCAACCGTGTCCTGACTGCCCCGGCAGTCCTGCCTAAAGCGGTAGTCGTGGGCGACTTTGAAGGTTATATTCACTTCTTGTCGCGCGATGACGGCGCCCTGATAGCACGGATCCGTGCAGACAGCAGTGCGGTGCTGCCGAATCCGGTGGTGGCAGGCTCCAATGTGATTTTTCAAACAAAATCCGGAACACTGATCGCTATCGCGACAGAGTAACAACTAAGTAACAACTGAGTGAAAACAACTTAATGAAGCCAGTAATTGCACTTGTAGGACGTCCCAATGTCGGCAAATCGACCCTGTTTAATCGCCTGACGCGTTCACGCGATGCCTTGGTCGCCGATTTGCCCGGCTTGACTCGCGATCGCCACTACGGCGAAGGGCGGGTCGGCGAACGCCCGTTCCTGGTGATCGATACTGGCGGTTTCGAGCCGGTTGCCAAAGACGGCATCATGCACGAAATGGCAAAGCAGACCAAGCAGGCGGTGGCGGAAGCCGATATCGTGATTTTCATTGTCGACGGCCGTCAGGGCCTGACGCCGCACGACAAGACCATCACCGATTTCTTGCGCAAATCCGGCCGCTCCGTGATGCTGGTGGTGAACAAATCCGAAGGCATGAAGTACACCTCGGTCACCGCCGAGTTCTATGAACTCGGCATGGGCGATCCCTACGTCATTTCCGCCGCCCACGGCGACGGCGTGACTGACCTGGTGGAAGAGTCGCTCGACCTGGCTTTCTCCCAGCGCCCGTCGGAAGAGCCTGAGCCGGAAGACAAGGAGCGCGGCATCAAGATCGCCATCGTCGGCCGTCCGAATGTCGGCAAGTCGACCTTGGTCAACACTTTGCTGGGCGAAGAGCGTGTGATCGCGTTCGACATGCCGGGCACCACGCGCGACTCGATCGAGATCCCGTTCGAGCGCGACGGCAAGAAATACACCTTGATCGATACTGCCGGCATCCGCCGCCGCGGCAAAGTTTTCGAAGCTATCGAAAAGTTTTCCGTGGTCAAGACTTTACAGTCGATCTCGGAAGCCAATGTGGTCTTGCTGCTGCTCGACGCGCAACAGGATATTTCCGAACAGGATGCCCACATCGCCGGCTTTGTGCTGGAGACCGGGCGTGCGCTGGTGGTCGGCGTCAACAAATGGGATGGCTTGACCAGCGACCGCCGCGATGAAATCAAGATGGACATGGATCGCAAGCTGAACTTCCTGTCATTTGCGAAATTCCATTTCATTTCGGCGCTGAAATCTACCGGCATCACGCCGTTGATGAAATCGATAGATTCCGCATACGCGGCGGCCATGTCCAACCTGACTACGCCGAAGCTGACACGCGCCCTGATCGAAGCAGTAGAGCACCAGCAGCCGCGGCGCAAGGGTTCGATCCGTCCGAAGCTGCGTTATGCCCACCAGGGCGGCATGAATCCGCCTATCGTCGTGATCCACGGCAACGCCCTGGAGTCGATCGAAGACAACTATAAGCGTTATCTCGAAAAACATTTCAGAGAAACTTTTTCGCTGGTTGGGACTCCATTACGCATCGAGTTCAGATCCAGTCGGAATCCATACGCTCGCCAGGAAAAATAATTTTTTAAAAACACTTTTTCCGAGCAGTAAATCCGAAAATCGTTTACATTCGTAAAACACCCACCGAGTCATTCGCTTAGAATCTTATTGGTTCTATATTTTTAGTTTGCATCTGACTTCTAATCACAACAACACAGTGGAGTAGCCATGAGTAATAAAGGGCAATTGTTACAAGACCCGTTTTTGAACGCCTTGCGTAAAGAGCATGTTCCAGTGTCGATCTATCTGGTCAACGGCATCAAGCTCCAGGGTCATATCGAATCCTTCGATCAATACGTCGTTTTACTGCGTAATACCGTTACCCAAATGGTATACAAACACGCCATTTCAACCGTTGTTCCTGCACGCGCTGTCAATCTGAATCTTGAAGCCGAAGCAGAATAACTATTCACTGTCGGCGAGGGCCGCAGCTACACGAATGTACCCATGCGCGCAGCGCTAGTCGGAGTGGACTTCGGCAAAGGCGACTTTGCCGCAAGTCTGGAAGAACTGTCTTTGCTGGCCAAGTCAGCCGGCGCGGTGCCTCTCGTCACCATCACCGGCAAGCGCAGCAGTCCTGACGCCGCCTTGTTTGTCGGTTCAGGCAAAGCACAGGAAATCGCCGACGCGGTATTTGACGATGAGCTTGAAATAGTCATTTTCAACCACGCCTTGTCGCCAGCCCAGCAGCGCAATCTCGAACGTGTACTGAAAGTAAGAGTGCTGGATCGCACCAGCCTCATACTCGACATCTTTGCCCAAAGAGCCAAAAGCCATGAAGGTAAAGTGCAGGTAGAGCTTGCGCAGCTGCAACATCTGGCGACGCGGCTGATCCGCGGCTGGACTCACTTGGAGCGGCAAAAGGGCGGTATCGGCTTGCGCGGACCAGGTGAAACCCAGCTGGAAACCGACCGCCGTTTGCTCGGCGACCGGGTCAAGGCCCTGCGCGCCAGGCTCGACAAGCTGCACCGGCAACATGCAACGCAACGGCGCGCACGCGGGCGCAGTGCGACTATCTCGATTTCGCTGGTGGGTTACACCAATGCCGGCAAATCGACCTTGTTCAACGCGCTGGCGAAAGCCGGCGTGTATGCCGCGGATCAACTGTTTGCTACGCTGGACACGACATCCAGGCGGGTTTACCTGGGCGAAGCGGGCAGTGTGGTGATTTCCGATACGGTCGGCTTCATTCGTGAGCTGCCGCATCAACTGGTTGCCGCATTCCGGGCAACCCTGGAGGAAACCATCCATGCCGACCTGTTGCTGCACGTGGTGGATGCTGCAAGTCCGGCGCGTTTGGAGCAGATCGAGCAGGTGAACCTGGTGTTGAAAGAAATCGGCGCCGACCATATTCCGCAGATTCTGGTGTGGAACAAGATTGACGCAGCGGAACTGGAGCCGGCGGTCGAACGTGATGAGTATGATAAAATTCAGCGAGTTTTTGTTAGCGCGCAAAAAGGCCTGGGCCTGGATTTATTAAGGCAGGCCATCGCGGAATTCGTGACCGGCAATCGGCCGGGCGGCGATCCGGCGGCCGGCGATCCGGTGGCAACTGTATATCCGTTGCCAGCCGCGGAAAATACGCAGCAGCAGGTGTAAAGCATTGTTAAGCCGTTGTTTCAAAAGTAAGCGCCTCAAACGAGCATTCCCACCTATTTGTTTTATTTACTTAAAGATAACGATCGAATGCTTGGTACCTTATTCAAAAAACTTGGTGTGAAATTTTCGTTGAACGACCCGCAATGGGGCCGGAATTCGCAAAATGACAACAAGCAAAACAATGACGGCAAAAAGCCGAATAACGGCGGCCCGCCGGACTTGGACAAGCTGTGGCAGGATTTCAACCAGCGCCTGGCGCGCCTGCTGGGCAATAAAAACGGCGGTGGCGGCGATTCCAGCGGCGGCGGCTTCAATCCGGGCATGAAAGGCGCCGGTGTCGGCGTCGGCGCGATTGCGGCGGTGGTGGCCTTGCTGTGGCTGGCCAGCGGTTTCTTTACCGTGCAGGAAGGCCAGACCGGCGTTGTCATGACATTCGGCAAGTACAGCCACTCAACCACTCCTGGTTTCAACTGGCGCTGGCCTTACCCGATCCAGAGCCATGAAATCGTCAATGTTTCCCAGGTGCGCACGGTCGAAGTCGGCTATCGCGCCAACGCCAAGAACAA
Coding sequences within it:
- the bamB gene encoding outer membrane protein assembly factor BamB, which gives rise to MLAFDGQGKKIWQAQASSEILSAPAVGQGLVIVRSQDNRIAAYDAATGERRWAVLRTLPPLTLRSAPGILVVPQATFLSLPGGRLSALNLTNGGPWWEMAIGDPRGTTELERVADASGMPVIVGREVCAVAYQGRVGCFDAGSGTAHWAKPFSSDVGVGSDGKNIYAADEHGAVSAFTLDSGAVVWQNKQLANRVLTAPAVLPKAVVVGDFEGYIHFLSRDDGALIARIRADSSAVLPNPVVAGSNVIFQTKSGTLIAIATE
- the hfq gene encoding RNA chaperone Hfq, producing MSNKGQLLQDPFLNALRKEHVPVSIYLVNGIKLQGHIESFDQYVVLLRNTVTQMVYKHAISTVVPARAVNLNLEAEAE
- the hflX gene encoding GTPase HflX, with the translated sequence MRAALVGVDFGKGDFAASLEELSLLAKSAGAVPLVTITGKRSSPDAALFVGSGKAQEIADAVFDDELEIVIFNHALSPAQQRNLERVLKVRVLDRTSLILDIFAQRAKSHEGKVQVELAQLQHLATRLIRGWTHLERQKGGIGLRGPGETQLETDRRLLGDRVKALRARLDKLHRQHATQRRARGRSATISISLVGYTNAGKSTLFNALAKAGVYAADQLFATLDTTSRRVYLGEAGSVVISDTVGFIRELPHQLVAAFRATLEETIHADLLLHVVDAASPARLEQIEQVNLVLKEIGADHIPQILVWNKIDAAELEPAVERDEYDKIQRVFVSAQKGLGLDLLRQAIAEFVTGNRPGGDPAAGDPVATVYPLPAAENTQQQV
- the der gene encoding ribosome biogenesis GTPase Der translates to MKPVIALVGRPNVGKSTLFNRLTRSRDALVADLPGLTRDRHYGEGRVGERPFLVIDTGGFEPVAKDGIMHEMAKQTKQAVAEADIVIFIVDGRQGLTPHDKTITDFLRKSGRSVMLVVNKSEGMKYTSVTAEFYELGMGDPYVISAAHGDGVTDLVEESLDLAFSQRPSEEPEPEDKERGIKIAIVGRPNVGKSTLVNTLLGEERVIAFDMPGTTRDSIEIPFERDGKKYTLIDTAGIRRRGKVFEAIEKFSVVKTLQSISEANVVLLLLDAQQDISEQDAHIAGFVLETGRALVVGVNKWDGLTSDRRDEIKMDMDRKLNFLSFAKFHFISALKSTGITPLMKSIDSAYAAAMSNLTTPKLTRALIEAVEHQQPRRKGSIRPKLRYAHQGGMNPPIVVIHGNALESIEDNYKRYLEKHFRETFSLVGTPLRIEFRSSRNPYARQEK
- a CDS encoding PQQ-binding-like beta-propeller repeat protein; its protein translation is MVEFTQSLKVQPVWKQSVGSAAIFTFSPVVAGDSVFAAAADGTVTRINAANGTVAWRISAGTRLTAGAGSDGNTVAVAGRKALCWRLTARAKKSGRRKLPARSCRLRL